A single genomic interval of Catenulispora sp. EB89 harbors:
- a CDS encoding LacI family DNA-binding transcriptional regulator: MASHKLRNGPDPVSPTATIAAIAEEVGVSVATVSKVLNGRADVAAQTRARVEESLERHRYRRRAKKKPVGTGQIDLVFHEFDSAWAMEIIRGVEAVTEPDGVDVVLSQLGGAHHPPQHWLDAVLSRRPLGVLFVLCSPTQVQQERLRRQDIPFVVVDTDSATTASVPTVGSNNWNGGLLATRHLLALGHRRVGIISGPADVLCSRARLAGFRAAHEEAGMEIDPDLIRYGTFHLDAGYQHGLALLDRADRPTAVFAGSDMQALGVLRAARQLGIDVPRGLSVIGYDNLEVAAWTDPALTTIDQPIRDMAGTAAHMVLDLARGQVLRTSRIDLVTELVVRESTAPPAAGLSP, from the coding sequence ATGGCGTCTCACAAGCTGCGGAACGGTCCGGACCCGGTCTCGCCGACCGCCACCATCGCGGCCATCGCCGAGGAGGTCGGCGTATCGGTGGCGACCGTTTCGAAGGTGCTCAACGGCCGTGCCGACGTCGCGGCTCAGACCCGGGCCAGGGTCGAGGAGAGTCTGGAACGGCACCGCTACCGCCGGCGCGCCAAGAAGAAGCCGGTCGGCACCGGGCAGATCGACCTGGTCTTCCACGAGTTCGACTCGGCGTGGGCGATGGAGATCATCCGGGGTGTGGAGGCGGTGACCGAACCGGACGGGGTCGATGTGGTCCTGTCGCAACTGGGCGGCGCGCACCATCCGCCGCAGCACTGGCTGGACGCGGTCCTGTCGCGGCGGCCGCTCGGAGTGCTGTTCGTCCTGTGCAGCCCGACCCAGGTGCAGCAGGAGCGGCTGCGGCGCCAGGACATCCCGTTCGTGGTGGTCGACACCGACAGCGCCACCACGGCCTCGGTGCCCACGGTCGGCTCCAACAACTGGAACGGCGGCCTGCTCGCGACCCGCCATCTGCTGGCGCTCGGCCACCGCCGGGTCGGCATCATCTCAGGGCCCGCAGACGTGCTGTGCAGCCGTGCCCGCCTGGCCGGGTTCCGCGCCGCGCATGAAGAGGCGGGCATGGAGATCGACCCGGACCTGATCCGCTACGGCACCTTCCACCTCGACGCCGGATACCAGCACGGTCTGGCGCTGCTCGACCGCGCCGACCGGCCGACCGCCGTGTTCGCCGGCTCCGACATGCAGGCCCTGGGAGTACTGCGCGCGGCACGGCAACTCGGCATCGACGTACCGCGCGGGTTATCGGTGATCGGCTACGACAACCTGGAGGTCGCCGCCTGGACCGATCCGGCGCTGACCACCATCGACCAACCGATAAGGGACATGGCCGGGACGGCCGCGCACATGGTCCTGGACCTGGCCCGCGGCCAGGTCCTGCGCACCAGCCGGATCGACCTGGTCA
- a CDS encoding TIGR02680 family protein, which produces MRTVTAEPTDLPSPSRGRWQPLRAGLVDVFYYDAEEFRFHDGRLLLRGNNGTGKSKVLALTLPFLLDGELTPSRVEPDGDRAKRMEWNLLLGGKHPNDERLGYTWLEFGRLDENGVPQYRTIGCGLKAVKGRGIADHWFFVTDERVGPDLPLRNEHRVSYSRKALEERVGAHAVFTTAKAYRRAVDEALFGLGAERYEALVNLLIQLRQPQLSKKPDEKLLSRALTEALPPLADGLVGEIAEAFRGLQDERDALAALVEAHGAATAFLAHYRRYAQVAAKRTAAGVRQSHSRYEQLGRDLGAATTARELAHAAVVAADGELAELDERQTLLTAQKDAYNRDPAMDTAREIDRLAKVAETLAGVVRTREEDRRRAVRDADNWTARAGQAQQRAESDAADVDARHGEADAAGQAAGVDHGALRSALVTASVASDPNARSVPSRETPEVTVAEAAVAAARRSGDALIRDRQQAISGLRTLHQASETAARSLSAARAAAERAAREATAAAERAAASSDAVAARGESLVAAWESWSAHCVETALPDRDAAVSELGLWVTTLDGPNPFARRVEEAGRVHAAHLNRRVAEVDGRRTRAEAEHSALAAEIARLEQGGHDAPPKPHTRAADARSARPGAPLWKVVDYLDDVTAADRAGLEAALEASGLLDAWLAPDGRLLDDVTGDVVVAPTAAAPDPSLAAALRPAIDSADPQAATLDEEAVAAILAGIGSVQAGAAEPGHHTWISPDGRFRVGVLRGAWQKESARYIGEGSRETARRARLAELAGQAARLTAEIAALTGEVHTIAARLDALAGEMREQPSDAALREAHTLATAHAAAAREAAAARAEALAAVEPAAETAADSVAAVLAFAEDTRLPAEAPALETVAEALAEYRHSLSGLWPAVTAAARAAAEAAVAEQERRLAAARLAEADEAGLAARHDAEAAAEEHRTLVATSGAAVEELYRRLEAVRVELATASAATKVVSSRREQALKDRERAEGRRLQLETDITEATSLRDEAITLLRRFAATGLLTAALPDLEHPDPAEAWVPAPAVALARAIDAALAAVDDSDGAWERVQARVSREQQELSGALARHGHQVGMTLQDGLMVVDVLFAGRTQDVPSLTAALDAEVAQRTRLLSAKERELLENHLVGEVAGALQELITEAEATVQSMNDDLEARPTSTGMALRLVWRTAKGAPDGLEAIRTRLLRKAVDAWSPADRTAVGDFLARRITDDRAANPADTWHDQLTRAFDYRAWHEFGIQRRTDGAWTSAAGPASGGERVLAASVPLFAAASSHYSSGHPHAPRLIALDEAFAGVDDDSRAKCLGLLAAFDLDVVMTSEREWACYPTVPGIGIAQLARTEGVDAVLVTPWRWDGRDRLRLPRPEPYLPPQRARDAGAPTGPDQPLFYT; this is translated from the coding sequence GTGAGGACCGTGACAGCCGAACCGACCGATCTCCCGTCCCCTTCCCGCGGCCGGTGGCAGCCGCTGCGCGCGGGTCTGGTCGACGTGTTCTACTACGACGCCGAGGAATTCCGCTTCCACGACGGACGGCTGTTGCTCCGCGGCAACAACGGCACCGGGAAGTCCAAAGTCCTCGCCCTCACGCTGCCGTTCCTGCTGGACGGGGAGCTGACCCCGTCCCGCGTCGAACCGGACGGCGACCGCGCCAAGCGCATGGAGTGGAACCTGCTGCTGGGCGGCAAGCACCCCAACGACGAGCGGCTGGGCTACACCTGGCTGGAGTTCGGCCGTCTCGACGAGAACGGCGTGCCGCAGTACCGGACCATCGGGTGCGGGCTGAAGGCGGTCAAGGGACGCGGCATCGCCGACCACTGGTTCTTCGTCACCGACGAGCGCGTCGGCCCCGATCTCCCGCTGCGCAACGAGCACCGCGTCTCCTATTCCCGCAAGGCCCTGGAGGAGAGGGTCGGCGCACACGCGGTGTTCACCACTGCCAAGGCCTATCGCCGGGCGGTGGACGAGGCGCTGTTCGGCCTCGGGGCCGAACGCTACGAAGCACTCGTCAACCTGCTGATCCAGCTGCGCCAGCCGCAGCTGTCGAAGAAGCCCGACGAGAAGCTGCTGTCCAGGGCGCTCACCGAAGCGCTGCCGCCGCTGGCCGACGGCCTCGTCGGTGAGATCGCCGAGGCGTTCCGCGGCCTGCAGGACGAGCGCGACGCGCTGGCCGCCCTCGTCGAGGCGCACGGCGCGGCAACCGCGTTCCTCGCCCACTACCGCCGCTACGCCCAGGTCGCCGCCAAGCGCACCGCCGCCGGCGTCAGGCAGTCGCACAGCCGGTACGAGCAGCTGGGGCGGGACCTCGGCGCGGCGACCACCGCCCGCGAACTGGCGCACGCCGCAGTCGTTGCCGCTGACGGTGAGCTGGCCGAGCTCGACGAACGCCAGACGCTGCTCACCGCGCAGAAGGACGCGTACAACCGCGACCCGGCCATGGACACAGCCCGCGAGATCGACCGCCTGGCAAAGGTCGCCGAAACCCTCGCCGGCGTCGTGCGGACACGTGAGGAGGACCGCCGCCGCGCGGTACGGGACGCGGACAACTGGACGGCCCGTGCCGGGCAGGCGCAGCAGCGCGCCGAGTCCGACGCGGCCGACGTCGACGCCCGGCACGGCGAAGCCGACGCCGCCGGACAGGCGGCCGGCGTCGACCACGGCGCGCTCCGATCAGCGCTCGTCACCGCGTCGGTCGCTTCGGACCCGAACGCTCGGTCTGTCCCGTCGCGTGAAACGCCGGAGGTGACGGTCGCCGAGGCCGCCGTCGCCGCGGCGCGCCGGTCCGGCGACGCACTCATCCGCGACCGGCAGCAGGCGATCAGCGGGCTGCGGACGCTGCACCAGGCTTCTGAGACGGCCGCGCGTTCGCTCTCCGCCGCGCGTGCCGCCGCCGAACGTGCCGCGCGTGAGGCGACTGCCGCCGCCGAGCGCGCCGCCGCCTCGTCCGACGCCGTCGCCGCACGGGGCGAATCCCTGGTCGCCGCCTGGGAGTCCTGGAGCGCGCACTGCGTCGAGACTGCCCTGCCCGACCGCGACGCGGCCGTGTCCGAGCTGGGTCTGTGGGTGACGACACTCGACGGCCCGAACCCGTTTGCCCGGCGCGTCGAGGAGGCCGGCCGCGTCCACGCCGCGCACCTGAACCGCCGCGTCGCGGAGGTCGACGGACGTCGGACGCGCGCCGAGGCTGAGCACTCGGCGCTCGCGGCCGAGATCGCGCGCCTGGAGCAGGGCGGCCACGACGCGCCGCCGAAGCCCCACACCCGCGCCGCCGACGCCCGGTCGGCCCGGCCTGGCGCGCCGCTGTGGAAGGTCGTCGACTACCTGGACGACGTCACGGCCGCCGACCGCGCCGGCCTGGAGGCGGCGCTGGAGGCTTCGGGCCTGCTGGACGCGTGGCTCGCCCCGGACGGCCGGCTCCTCGACGACGTCACCGGCGATGTGGTCGTCGCGCCGACCGCCGCCGCTCCGGACCCGAGTCTGGCCGCCGCCCTCCGTCCCGCGATCGACTCCGCCGATCCGCAGGCCGCCACGTTGGACGAGGAGGCCGTCGCGGCGATACTCGCGGGGATCGGAAGCGTCCAGGCGGGGGCTGCGGAGCCCGGTCATCACACCTGGATCAGCCCGGACGGCCGGTTCCGGGTCGGCGTGCTGCGCGGCGCCTGGCAGAAGGAATCAGCCCGCTACATCGGCGAGGGTTCCCGCGAGACCGCCCGCCGGGCCCGCCTCGCCGAACTCGCCGGGCAGGCCGCCCGGTTGACGGCCGAGATCGCGGCTCTCACCGGCGAGGTCCACACCATCGCCGCGCGGCTGGACGCGCTCGCGGGCGAGATGAGGGAACAGCCGTCCGACGCCGCACTCCGCGAGGCGCACACCCTCGCGACCGCACACGCCGCAGCCGCGCGGGAGGCGGCCGCGGCGCGCGCCGAAGCCCTCGCCGCCGTGGAGCCGGCGGCCGAGACCGCCGCCGACAGTGTGGCGGCGGTCCTGGCGTTCGCCGAGGACACCCGCCTGCCGGCCGAGGCGCCTGCCCTGGAGACGGTCGCCGAAGCCCTCGCCGAGTATCGCCACAGCCTGTCGGGGCTGTGGCCCGCGGTGACCGCCGCCGCGCGTGCCGCCGCCGAGGCCGCCGTGGCCGAGCAGGAGCGTCGCCTCGCCGCCGCCCGACTGGCCGAAGCCGACGAGGCCGGACTCGCGGCCCGCCACGACGCCGAGGCCGCCGCCGAGGAGCACCGCACCCTGGTGGCGACCTCGGGAGCCGCGGTCGAGGAGCTCTACCGGCGGCTCGAGGCCGTCCGCGTCGAGCTGGCCACCGCATCGGCTGCCACCAAGGTCGTCAGCAGCCGTCGTGAGCAGGCGCTCAAAGACCGGGAACGCGCCGAGGGCCGCCGGCTCCAGCTCGAGACCGACATCACCGAGGCAACGAGCCTGCGTGACGAAGCCATCACCCTCCTGCGGCGCTTCGCCGCCACCGGCCTGCTCACCGCCGCGCTGCCCGATCTCGAACACCCCGACCCCGCCGAGGCCTGGGTCCCGGCCCCGGCCGTCGCGCTCGCCCGCGCGATCGACGCGGCTCTGGCGGCGGTCGACGACTCCGACGGCGCGTGGGAACGCGTCCAGGCCCGCGTCTCCCGCGAACAGCAGGAGCTTTCCGGAGCCCTGGCCCGCCACGGCCACCAGGTCGGCATGACCCTGCAGGACGGCCTCATGGTCGTCGACGTCCTGTTCGCCGGCCGTACCCAGGACGTCCCGTCCTTGACCGCTGCTTTGGACGCCGAGGTCGCCCAGCGCACCCGCCTGCTGTCCGCGAAGGAGCGCGAACTGCTGGAGAACCACCTCGTCGGCGAGGTGGCCGGAGCCCTCCAGGAACTGATCACCGAAGCCGAGGCGACGGTCCAGTCCATGAACGACGACTTGGAGGCCCGCCCCACCTCCACCGGCATGGCCCTGCGCCTGGTCTGGCGCACCGCCAAAGGCGCGCCCGACGGGCTGGAGGCGATCCGGACGCGACTGCTGCGCAAGGCCGTCGACGCGTGGAGCCCGGCCGACCGCACGGCCGTGGGTGACTTCCTGGCCCGGCGCATCACCGACGACCGTGCCGCCAACCCCGCCGACACCTGGCACGACCAGCTCACCCGCGCGTTCGACTACCGCGCCTGGCACGAGTTCGGCATCCAGCGCCGCACCGACGGCGCCTGGACGTCGGCCGCCGGTCCCGCGTCCGGCGGGGAGCGGGTCCTGGCCGCGTCCGTTCCGCTGTTCGCCGCCGCGTCGTCGCACTACTCGTCCGGACATCCGCACGCACCGCGGCTGATCGCCCTGGACGAGGCGTTCGCGGGGGTGGACGACGACTCGCGTGCCAAGTGCCTCGGGCTGCTGGCGGCGTTCGACCTGGACGTCGTCATGACGTCCGAGCGGGAGTGGGCGTGCTATCCGACTGTGCCGGGCATCGGGATCGCCCAGTTGGCCCGAACCGAGGGCGTGGACGCGGTCCTGGTCACGCCGTGGCGCTGGGACGGACGCGACCGTCTGCGGTTGCCGCGGCCGGAGCCGTATCTGCCGCCGCAGCGTGCCCGCGACGCAGGGGCCCCGACGGGCCCCGACCAGCCCCTGTTCTACACCTGA
- a CDS encoding TIGR02678 family protein, with translation MAFHQPSDHDVERRRAARALLASPLLTARDDDFRLVRKHAAELAGWFADQTGWRLTVDAETARLFKKPAALDDSTRPARAPKTKVPFTRRRYVLLCLALAALERSESQTTLGRLAEGVLTGAADPALAEAGITFAMERREERADLVAVVRLLLSWGVLARVQGDEEAFVADGGNDVLYDLDRQVTGGLLATSRSASTVTETAFEQRLTALAAEPVPDTDDLRLRALRHAMTRRLLDDPVVYYADLTEPERAYLANQRVAITRRITDLTGLIPEMRAEGIAMVDPDDALTDVRMPEQGTDGHVTLLIATKLATDGKAPTVPELIGFVQTQAKLHASYWRKTAVEPAAAADLAEQAVAKLEALNLVIRVLDDRGEVRIHPRSALMRYAMTDPTIKKTGTRA, from the coding sequence ATGGCATTCCACCAGCCGTCCGACCACGACGTCGAGCGTCGCCGGGCGGCACGGGCCCTGCTCGCCTCGCCGCTGCTGACCGCCCGCGACGACGACTTCCGCCTGGTCCGCAAGCACGCCGCCGAACTGGCCGGCTGGTTCGCCGACCAGACCGGCTGGCGACTGACCGTGGACGCCGAGACGGCCCGGCTGTTCAAGAAGCCCGCCGCCCTCGACGACAGCACCCGCCCGGCCCGAGCGCCGAAGACCAAGGTCCCGTTCACGCGCCGCCGATACGTCTTGCTCTGCCTGGCCCTGGCCGCCCTGGAGCGGTCGGAGTCGCAGACGACCCTGGGCCGCCTGGCCGAAGGCGTCCTCACCGGCGCCGCCGACCCGGCCCTGGCCGAGGCCGGGATCACGTTCGCCATGGAGCGCCGCGAGGAACGCGCCGATCTGGTCGCCGTCGTCAGGCTCCTGCTGTCCTGGGGAGTACTGGCCCGGGTCCAGGGTGATGAGGAGGCGTTCGTCGCCGACGGCGGAAACGACGTGCTCTACGACCTCGACCGGCAGGTCACCGGCGGGCTCCTGGCCACCTCGCGCAGTGCTTCGACCGTCACCGAGACGGCGTTCGAACAGCGGCTGACGGCGCTCGCCGCCGAACCGGTCCCGGACACCGACGACCTGCGGCTGCGCGCGCTGCGGCACGCGATGACCCGCCGCCTGCTGGACGATCCGGTCGTCTACTACGCCGATCTCACCGAGCCCGAACGCGCCTACCTCGCCAACCAGCGCGTCGCCATCACCCGCCGGATCACCGACCTCACCGGGCTGATCCCGGAGATGCGTGCCGAGGGCATCGCCATGGTCGACCCCGATGACGCGCTCACCGACGTCCGCATGCCCGAGCAGGGCACCGACGGACACGTCACCTTGTTGATCGCCACCAAGCTCGCCACCGACGGCAAGGCCCCGACCGTCCCGGAACTGATCGGCTTCGTTCAGACTCAAGCCAAGCTCCACGCGTCGTATTGGCGCAAGACGGCAGTCGAACCCGCGGCCGCCGCCGACCTGGCCGAGCAGGCGGTCGCCAAGCTCGAGGCCCTGAACCTGGTGATCCGCGTCCTCGACGACCGCGGCGAAGTGCGGATCCATCCGCGCTCCGCGTTGATGCGCTACGCCATGACCGACCCGACGATCAAGAAGACCGGAACCCGCGCGTGA
- a CDS encoding TIGR02677 family protein, producing the protein MAYVTDVPPPQPFAYLGTPNAPLYAGILDVFALAKQRFTVHLRPEDVLSDWPGAPGALDGGRADAVRPTVEQLVQALDKLVEWGNLRSDADTGRVTTVEDFNRARRIYQLTRHGQAALAAIEHYEQALGQRGRLQTVALADIAEQLSALALHAEAADAPDQATVGLLLFALTERFTGLADNAEAFMSSLRRTVDFSDGDGDEEAFLAYKDRLIEYIDKFIADLANRGAQIAGLIERIETAGIARILEAAARRDAVDAIPDTDRTDGADAGVAHAHATAVQAATRDWENRWRGLREWFVSSGTRRPSQARLLRNAAVSGITNLVNTVAALNERRGGRSDRSADFRTLARFFAQAPDDAAAHRLWRAAFALAPARHLTVDSDTEDTWEQAEYPPGTPWAAAAPLLISPRLRETGSYERRGAPNRAVDREQGRRQLAERAEREAAEIAEARRLLATDGPVLLSELAGDEGLDPRAFRLFLSVLGDALAARRPGIATTTATSGDGTMEIRLKLVDAGTIVAIPTEDGVLSGPEHVVEIIDLTARPVAVR; encoded by the coding sequence ATGGCATACGTGACCGACGTGCCGCCGCCACAGCCCTTCGCCTACCTCGGCACCCCGAACGCGCCGCTCTACGCCGGCATCCTGGACGTGTTCGCCCTGGCCAAGCAGCGTTTTACCGTCCACCTCCGGCCCGAGGATGTCCTGTCGGACTGGCCCGGTGCTCCCGGCGCACTGGACGGTGGCCGCGCCGATGCGGTCCGACCTACGGTCGAGCAGCTGGTCCAGGCCCTGGACAAGCTGGTCGAGTGGGGCAACCTCCGCTCGGACGCCGACACCGGGCGGGTGACCACGGTCGAGGACTTCAACCGGGCCCGGAGGATCTACCAGCTCACCCGGCACGGGCAGGCGGCGCTGGCGGCGATCGAGCACTACGAGCAGGCCCTCGGGCAGCGTGGGCGGCTGCAGACGGTCGCGTTGGCCGACATCGCCGAGCAGTTGTCCGCGCTAGCGCTCCACGCCGAGGCCGCCGACGCGCCGGACCAGGCCACGGTCGGTCTGCTGTTGTTCGCCCTCACCGAGCGCTTCACCGGTCTGGCCGACAACGCCGAGGCGTTCATGTCCTCGCTTCGGCGCACCGTCGACTTCAGTGACGGTGACGGGGATGAGGAAGCGTTCCTGGCCTACAAGGACCGGCTGATCGAGTACATCGACAAGTTCATCGCCGACCTGGCCAACCGCGGAGCCCAGATCGCCGGGCTCATCGAGCGGATCGAGACGGCCGGCATAGCGCGGATCCTGGAGGCGGCGGCTCGTCGGGACGCCGTCGACGCCATTCCCGACACCGACCGAACTGATGGAGCGGACGCCGGGGTCGCCCACGCCCACGCCACGGCTGTACAGGCAGCGACCCGCGACTGGGAGAACCGCTGGCGCGGCCTGCGTGAGTGGTTCGTCAGCTCCGGAACCCGCCGTCCCTCGCAGGCCCGGCTGCTGCGCAACGCGGCCGTCAGCGGCATCACGAACCTGGTGAACACGGTCGCCGCACTCAACGAGCGGCGCGGAGGACGGTCAGACCGGTCGGCGGACTTCCGCACGCTGGCCCGCTTCTTCGCCCAGGCCCCGGACGACGCCGCCGCACACCGGCTGTGGCGCGCGGCGTTCGCCCTGGCTCCGGCCCGGCACCTGACCGTGGACTCCGACACCGAGGACACGTGGGAACAGGCCGAATATCCGCCGGGCACGCCGTGGGCCGCCGCCGCGCCGCTGCTGATCAGCCCGCGCCTGCGCGAGACCGGATCCTACGAGCGGCGCGGCGCTCCGAACAGGGCCGTCGATCGCGAGCAGGGACGTCGACAGCTCGCCGAGCGGGCCGAGCGCGAGGCCGCCGAGATCGCCGAGGCGCGGCGGCTGCTGGCGACCGACGGGCCCGTCCTGTTGTCCGAGCTCGCCGGAGACGAAGGTCTGGACCCGCGTGCCTTCCGCCTGTTTCTGTCCGTGCTCGGCGACGCGCTGGCGGCGCGCCGTCCCGGCATCGCCACCACGACGGCCACCAGCGGCGACGGCACGATGGAGATCCGGTTGAAGCTGGTGGACGCGGGGACGATCGTCGCGATACCGACCGAGGACGGCGTCCTGTCCGGGCCGGAGCACGTGGTGGAGATCATCGACCTGACCGCGCGTCCGGTGGCGGTCCGATGA